Proteins encoded within one genomic window of Streptomyces kaniharaensis:
- a CDS encoding YggS family pyridoxal phosphate-dependent enzyme, with product MTNDIYGPFPGSPEFFAGLTEGQRARFEELGTNLDVVERRIVDACAAAGRARNEVTLVVVTKTYPAEDTALLAALGVTDVAENRDQDAAPKAERCRNLPLDWHFVGQLQTNKVRSVVQYANHVHSVDRLRLVESLSAAVLKSERPELGCLVQVALDKEHGEGEHRAGVAPVDVAELADAIAGAPGLRLDGVMTVAPLSGPLAGDPARAFDRLAEIATAVRTAHPAATMVSAGMSGDLEQAIAAGATHVRVGTAVLGVRSPLR from the coding sequence ATGACGAACGACATCTACGGACCGTTCCCGGGGAGCCCGGAGTTCTTCGCGGGGCTGACGGAGGGCCAGCGGGCCCGGTTCGAGGAGCTGGGCACCAACCTCGACGTGGTCGAGCGCCGGATCGTCGACGCCTGCGCGGCCGCCGGGCGGGCCCGGAACGAGGTCACCCTGGTCGTCGTCACCAAGACCTATCCGGCCGAGGACACCGCGCTGCTGGCCGCGCTGGGCGTGACGGACGTCGCGGAGAACCGCGACCAGGACGCCGCGCCCAAGGCGGAGCGGTGCAGAAACCTTCCGCTCGACTGGCACTTCGTCGGGCAGCTGCAGACCAACAAGGTCCGCTCGGTCGTCCAGTACGCGAACCACGTGCACTCGGTGGACCGGCTGCGGCTGGTCGAGTCGCTCTCCGCGGCGGTGCTCAAGTCCGAGCGGCCGGAGCTGGGCTGCCTGGTGCAGGTCGCGCTGGACAAGGAGCACGGGGAGGGCGAGCACCGGGCCGGGGTCGCCCCGGTGGACGTCGCGGAGCTGGCCGACGCCATCGCCGGCGCGCCGGGGCTGCGGCTGGACGGCGTGATGACCGTCGCCCCGCTGTCCGGTCCGCTCGCCGGCGACCCGGCCCGGGCCTTCGATCGGCTGGCGGAAATCGCAACCGCAGTACGGACGGCCCATCCTGCTGCCACCATGGTCTCCGCAGGCATGAGCGGCGACCTTGAGCAGGCCATTGCCGCCGGTGCGACACATGTGCGCGTCGGAACGGCGGTACTCGGAGTGAGGTCACCCCTCAGGTAA
- the pgeF gene encoding peptidoglycan editing factor PgeF, which yields MIDHAVRDGAHFAFTDRWGGVSTSPYGELNLGGAVGDDPEAVRENRAIAARELGLDPADVVWMNQVHGADVAVVTERQPLGEAPTVDAVVTGRPLALAVLTADCTPVLLADPVAGVVGAAHAGRPGLAAGVVPAVVRAMAELGAEPGRIVAATGPAVCGRCYEVPAGLRAEVASAVPAAFAETSWGTPALDVPEGVAAQLAAAGVTEVMRSPVCTLESADHYSYRREQRTGRLASYVWLGSDH from the coding sequence GTGATCGATCACGCGGTACGCGATGGTGCTCACTTCGCCTTCACCGACCGGTGGGGCGGGGTGAGCACTTCGCCGTACGGGGAGCTCAACCTCGGCGGCGCGGTGGGGGACGACCCGGAGGCGGTCCGGGAGAACCGGGCGATCGCCGCCCGTGAGCTCGGGCTGGACCCGGCCGACGTGGTCTGGATGAACCAGGTGCACGGCGCCGACGTCGCCGTGGTGACGGAGCGCCAGCCGCTGGGGGAGGCCCCGACCGTGGATGCGGTGGTCACCGGCCGGCCGCTCGCGCTCGCGGTGCTGACCGCCGACTGCACCCCGGTGCTGCTGGCGGACCCGGTGGCGGGCGTGGTGGGTGCGGCCCACGCGGGCCGGCCCGGGCTCGCGGCCGGAGTGGTGCCCGCGGTGGTCCGGGCGATGGCCGAGCTGGGCGCAGAGCCCGGCCGGATCGTCGCCGCCACCGGCCCCGCGGTGTGCGGCCGCTGCTACGAGGTGCCGGCCGGACTGCGCGCCGAGGTCGCCTCGGCGGTGCCCGCCGCCTTCGCCGAGACCTCGTGGGGGACGCCGGCCCTGGACGTGCCGGAGGGAGTGGCGGCCCAGCTGGCCGCGGCGGGTGTCACCGAGGTGATGCGATCACCGGTCTGCACCCTCGAATCCGCCGATCACTACTCCTATCGCCGCGAGCAGCGCACGGGCCGGCTCGCGAGCTACGTCTGGTTGGGCTCTGATCACTGA
- the ftsZ gene encoding cell division protein FtsZ, giving the protein MAAPQNYLAVIKVVGIGGGGVNAINRMIEVGLKGVEFIAINTDAQALLMSDADVKLDVGRELTRGLGAGANPEVGRKAAEDHREEIEEVLKGADMVFVTAGEGGGTGTGGAPVVANIARSLGALTIGVVTRPFTFEGRRRANQAEDGIASLREEVDTLIVIPNDRLLSISDRQVSVLDAFRSADQVLLSGVQGITDLITTPGLINLDFADVKSVMSDAGSALMGIGSARGEDRAKAAAVMAISSPLLEASIDGARGVLLSISGGSDLGLFEINESAQLVSEAAHPEANIIFGAVIDDALGDEVRVTVIAAGFDGGQPPAIVREPVVKSTPATPATSSAAPERPASRSSYGSIGSVTSRSEGETSAAPARSADTPATTTTAPVPPQVQPARQPFVESPAEELDVPDFLK; this is encoded by the coding sequence GTGGCAGCACCGCAGAACTACCTCGCAGTCATCAAGGTCGTCGGTATCGGCGGCGGTGGTGTCAACGCCATCAACCGGATGATCGAGGTCGGTCTCAAGGGCGTCGAGTTCATCGCGATCAACACCGATGCGCAGGCCCTCCTCATGAGCGACGCCGACGTCAAGCTCGATGTGGGCCGTGAACTCACCCGGGGCCTCGGCGCCGGAGCCAACCCCGAGGTCGGCCGCAAGGCCGCCGAGGACCACCGCGAGGAGATCGAGGAGGTCCTCAAGGGGGCCGACATGGTCTTCGTCACCGCGGGCGAGGGGGGTGGCACGGGCACGGGCGGCGCGCCCGTCGTCGCCAACATCGCCCGCTCGCTCGGCGCACTGACCATCGGCGTGGTCACCCGCCCCTTCACCTTCGAGGGCCGGCGCCGTGCCAACCAGGCCGAGGACGGCATCGCGAGCCTGCGCGAAGAGGTCGACACCCTCATCGTGATCCCCAACGACCGGCTGCTGTCCATCTCGGACCGCCAGGTCAGCGTGCTGGACGCGTTCCGCTCGGCCGACCAGGTCCTGCTCTCCGGTGTCCAGGGCATCACCGACCTGATCACCACCCCGGGTCTGATCAACCTGGACTTCGCCGACGTCAAGTCCGTCATGTCGGACGCCGGCTCCGCGCTCATGGGCATCGGCTCGGCCCGCGGCGAGGACCGCGCCAAGGCCGCCGCCGTGATGGCGATCTCCTCGCCGCTGCTGGAGGCCTCGATCGACGGCGCCCGCGGTGTGCTGCTCTCCATCTCCGGCGGCTCCGACCTCGGCCTGTTCGAGATCAACGAGTCCGCGCAGCTGGTCAGCGAGGCCGCGCACCCCGAGGCCAACATCATCTTCGGTGCGGTCATCGACGACGCGCTCGGCGACGAGGTGCGGGTCACCGTCATCGCGGCCGGCTTCGACGGCGGCCAGCCGCCGGCCATCGTCCGTGAGCCGGTGGTCAAGTCCACCCCCGCCACCCCGGCCACGTCGTCGGCCGCCCCGGAGCGCCCGGCCTCCCGGTCGTCGTACGGGAGCATCGGCTCGGTGACGTCCCGCTCGGAGGGCGAGACCTCCGCCGCGCCGGCGCGCTCGGCCGACACCCCGGCCACCACGACCACCGCCCCGGTGCCGCCGCAGGTGCAGCCGGCCCGGCAGCCGTTCGTGGAGAGCCCGGCCGAGGAGCTCGACGTCCCGGACTTCCTTAAGTGA
- a CDS encoding cell division protein FtsQ/DivIB, giving the protein MADGRLADPLEEELEAEEHAPRLRLSRRGVVVLSVLGATVVGVLAWLVFFSSVLDVREVAVQGTADDRLTADQVREAIGGVGDGPLARVDLDAVRHRVEAIPRVAGAEVWRGWPHTLQVKVTQRRAVAAVKGEDGQFTQVDAGGVSFATEAAPPAGVPVVQLQLSQQANDVDGVISRPQLVQGAVSVAAGLPAEVAQRAGALLVHSYDDIELQLSGGATVRWGSPEQNDRKARVLLALMSQKGTNYDVSAPDAPAVSG; this is encoded by the coding sequence GTGGCTGACGGCCGGCTCGCCGACCCCCTGGAGGAGGAGCTGGAGGCCGAGGAGCACGCTCCCCGGCTCCGGCTCTCCCGACGGGGCGTCGTGGTGCTGAGCGTGCTCGGTGCCACGGTGGTCGGCGTGCTGGCCTGGCTGGTCTTCTTCTCGTCGGTGCTGGACGTGCGCGAGGTCGCCGTCCAGGGAACCGCCGACGACCGGCTGACGGCGGACCAGGTCCGCGAGGCGATCGGCGGGGTCGGCGACGGCCCGCTGGCCCGCGTGGACCTGGACGCCGTCCGGCACCGGGTGGAGGCCATCCCGCGGGTGGCCGGGGCCGAGGTCTGGCGAGGCTGGCCGCACACGCTGCAGGTGAAGGTCACCCAGCGCAGGGCGGTGGCCGCCGTCAAGGGGGAGGACGGCCAGTTCACCCAGGTGGATGCCGGCGGCGTGAGCTTCGCCACCGAGGCCGCCCCGCCGGCGGGGGTACCGGTGGTGCAGCTGCAACTCAGTCAGCAGGCGAACGATGTCGACGGGGTGATCTCCCGTCCGCAGCTGGTGCAGGGCGCCGTGTCGGTGGCCGCCGGGCTTCCGGCCGAGGTCGCCCAGCGGGCCGGCGCGCTGCTGGTGCACTCGTACGACGACATCGAACTGCAGCTCAGCGGGGGTGCGACGGTGCGCTGGGGGAGTCCGGAGCAGAACGACCGGAAGGCCCGGGTGCTGCTGGCGCTGATGAGTCAGAAGGGTACGAACTACGACGTGAGTGCTCCGGACGCGCCGGCGGTGTCGGGATGA